The following proteins are co-located in the Macrobrachium rosenbergii isolate ZJJX-2024 chromosome 28, ASM4041242v1, whole genome shotgun sequence genome:
- the LOC136854148 gene encoding methyltransferase-like protein 27, whose product MESETERVSKLMEKTAHMSPDEREKYLANFHYFPPGSSNELVIKTYTEWAPTYVETVRSGGYSGCQLAADEVLSRVPEDQRPSLKVLDAAAGTGSVGLVLSSKGFKLIDALEPSEGMMKRLETTGVYSKKYLEYLGNGAKSVPSDAYDVLVCAGGMLEGHIPLKGVEDMIRVTKPGGLIVIVMREAFVHEVEDYKGLHEYFHSLQEKGNWTKVEVKTKPNYFTGKDGIVFTYRVL is encoded by the exons ATGGAGTCAGAAACGGAACGAGTTTCAAAACTG ATGGAAAAGACTGCACACATGAGCCCAGATGAGCGCGAAAAGTACCTGGCAAATTTCCATTATTTCCCCCCGGGATCAAGCAATGAGCTGGTGATCAAGACTTACACTGAGTGGGCGCCAACATATGTGGAG ACTGTGCGTTCAGGGGGTTACTCAGGCTGCCAGCTAGCTGCCGACGAGGTGCTATCTCGGGTGCCAGAAGACCAGCGTCCTAGCCTGAAAGTGTTGGATGCGGCCGCGGGCACGGGAAGTGTGGGGCTCGTACTCAGTTCCAAAGGCTTCAA ATTAATCGACGCACTTGAACCCAGTGAGGGAATGATGAAGCGCCTAGAAACGACTGGAGTTTACTCGAAGAAATACTTGGAGTATTTAGGCAATGGGGCAAAATCTGTTCCAAGTG ACGCATACGATGTTCTCGTCTGTGCCGGAGGTATGCTGGAGGGGCACATACCCCTCAAGGGTGTTGAGGACATGATAAGGGTCACTAAACCAG GAGGACTAATCGTCATAGTCATGAGAGAGGCGTTCGTGCACGAGGTGGAGGATTATAAGGGACTTCATGAATACTTTCACTCTTTACAGGAGAAAGGCAACTGGACTAAG GTGGAAGTGAAAACAAAGCCGAACTATTTTACTGGCAAGGATGGAATCGTCTTCACCTATAGGGTTTTGTAA